The genomic interval TGCGCTCCATCTCCGCGACGACACCCGGCTCGAGCGCCGGATTGCTGTTCGAGCGACGGGTCAGTCGATCGCGGTAGATGGGGAGGCCGGACCCCTGGCCCAGCAGCAGTCGACCGTCGACCGTCCGCTGGTAGTACAGCACCTGCATCTGGCTGTCGCCGAGCGCCTTCCCGTCGACCAGTCCGGTCGCCGCAAGCGTGTCGGGCACGGGCTCGGTCGTGATGACCTGCCCGTCGACGGCGTACATCACCCGGTTGATCTCGCGGATGGAACTCGCCCACGCGTTCGTCGCGATCAGCACCTTCTTCGCCGTCACCGAGCCGCCCGGGGTCTGCAGCGTCGCCGGCTCGCCCGCCACGATCGACGTGACCGGCGTGGACTCGTAGATGCGCACACCGCGCTCGACGAGCCGCTCCCGCAGGCTCATGACGAGCTTGAACGGGTTCATCGTCCCCGCATCCTGCTCCATCATCCCGCCGCGGCTCGTCGCCGTTCCCGTCACCTCGACGATCTCCCGCGCGTCGAGCTCGCGGTACGGCGTCTCGTCGTGCTCGGCCAGCAGCGCGAAGGCGGGACGCCAATTCCCGTCATGCGCGGGCGCGGCCGAGTAGCTCACGAAGCCGTCGAGGCGCAGATCCATCGTGAGCACGCCATCGCGCTGCAGCTCCGCCATCTCCGCGATGGCGTCGCGGGTGGCCCGCGCCAGCCGAATCGCCTCGGCGCGTCCCGTGACGGCTCGAAGATAGTCGAGGTTGCCGAACCAGGTGTGCACCTGCCCGCCGTTGCGGCCCGACGCACCGGATCCGCAGAAGTCGGCTTCGAGGATCACGACGTCGGCGGTCGGGTCGT from Microbacterium aurum carries:
- a CDS encoding NAD(P)/FAD-dependent oxidoreductase, which encodes MTKTYRLRPPVPAEPGERSYWIQTASPDGVKRLRGLASAVTASIAIVGGGLTGLWTAWRILENDPTADVVILEADFCGSGASGRNGGQVHTWFGNLDYLRAVTGRAEAIRLARATRDAIAEMAELQRDGVLTMDLRLDGFVSYSAAPAHDGNWRPAFALLAEHDETPYRELDAREIVEVTGTATSRGGMMEQDAGTMNPFKLVMSLRERLVERGVRIYESTPVTSIVAGEPATLQTPGGSVTAKKVLIATNAWASSIREINRVMYAVDGQVITTEPVPDTLAATGLVDGKALGDSQMQVLYYQRTVDGRLLLGQGSGLPIYRDRLTRRSNSNPALEPGVVAEMERMYPSLKGARVDYAWVGPIDISASHLPVIDTLRGADNILYCVGYTGTALAQIPVVARILAAQLQGIDDEWSRSALGHQRGRITKIFPEPFRFIGATIVRRAVMRRVRMEMAGRRVGPLTKGLIALMPRYRGPGDSLGE